One genomic window of Candidatus Pseudobacter hemicellulosilyticus includes the following:
- the rpe gene encoding ribulose-phosphate 3-epimerase, translating to MPIIAPSLLAANFLRLQDECTMLNESEADWFHLDVMDGRFVPNISYGLPVIEQIRKATKKVCDVHLMIQEPEKYAEAFKKAGADILTVHIEACTHLHRNLQQIRSLGMQTGVALNPHTPVSSLQDVLHDIDVVLIMSVNPGFGGQHFIPHTLEKIRQLRKMISEKGLSTLIEIDGGVTLDNGASVLQAGADALVAGSSVFGSPDPKATIAAFKQLK from the coding sequence ATGCCCATCATCGCCCCCTCTCTGCTCGCCGCCAATTTCCTGCGCTTACAGGATGAATGCACCATGCTGAATGAAAGCGAAGCAGACTGGTTCCACCTGGATGTCATGGATGGGCGTTTTGTTCCCAATATCAGCTACGGCCTGCCCGTGATAGAGCAGATCCGCAAGGCCACCAAAAAGGTCTGCGATGTGCATCTCATGATCCAGGAGCCGGAGAAATATGCCGAGGCTTTCAAAAAAGCCGGCGCTGATATCCTCACTGTACATATCGAGGCCTGTACACACCTGCACCGCAACCTGCAGCAGATCCGCTCACTGGGCATGCAGACCGGTGTGGCCCTCAATCCGCATACCCCGGTTTCCTCCTTGCAGGACGTCCTTCACGATATTGATGTAGTGCTGATCATGAGCGTGAACCCCGGCTTTGGCGGACAGCATTTCATTCCCCATACCCTGGAAAAGATCCGCCAGCTCCGCAAAATGATCAGTGAAAAAGGACTCTCCACCCTCATCGAAATTGATGGCGGCGTCACCCTGGACAATGGCGCCAGCGTCCTCCAGGCCGGCGCAGACGCCCTTGTAGCGGGCAGCAGCGTCTTCGGCTCCCCAGATCCCAAAGCCACTATTGCGGCGTTTAAGCAGCTGAAATAG
- a CDS encoding tetratricopeptide repeat protein — MMKRRMPLLNCLKAIPLGLALLVACNSADDDPRPVLQEARFKGLTDSIAQFPDNDSLYLERALLLSQSNRHELATEDYQKAWELAPAEPTALLLVSNLMLVNKPARAVELLKEGSRRWPQNTEFNRRLSEVYAQTGNAVEALQQFDLLLQRDSLNFETWMEKGGLLVRLGDTAGAIAALEKSYRLQQINYNGFTLANMYASTKDPRTVGFCDHLIAKDSSNTQPEPYFIKGTYYSDTHQYALALEQFDEAIKRDWTFTDAYLEKGIVYYEQQLFDKALEVFTFTTTVAKTSPDAWFWIGRCQEAKGNNALAIENYKKALALDKEFVEAAQRIKKLSN, encoded by the coding sequence ATGATGAAAAGAAGGATGCCTTTGCTGAACTGTTTAAAAGCAATACCCCTGGGCCTGGCCCTGCTGGTAGCCTGCAATTCCGCAGACGATGATCCAAGACCTGTATTACAGGAAGCCAGGTTCAAAGGGCTGACCGACAGCATTGCCCAATTCCCGGACAATGATTCCCTGTACCTGGAACGGGCCCTGTTGTTGTCACAATCCAACCGGCACGAGCTGGCCACCGAAGATTACCAGAAAGCCTGGGAGCTGGCTCCCGCGGAGCCTACAGCGCTGCTCTTAGTCTCCAACCTGATGCTGGTCAACAAACCGGCCCGCGCCGTTGAGCTGCTCAAAGAGGGCAGCCGCCGCTGGCCGCAGAATACCGAATTCAACCGCCGGCTCAGTGAAGTATATGCGCAAACCGGCAATGCCGTGGAAGCCCTGCAGCAGTTTGACCTGCTCCTGCAAAGGGACTCTCTGAATTTTGAGACCTGGATGGAAAAAGGCGGCCTGCTGGTCCGCCTCGGTGATACGGCCGGCGCCATTGCCGCCCTGGAAAAAAGCTATCGCCTCCAACAAATCAATTACAACGGCTTCACCCTGGCCAATATGTATGCCTCCACCAAAGATCCCAGGACTGTTGGTTTCTGTGATCACCTGATAGCCAAAGACAGCAGCAATACCCAGCCGGAGCCCTATTTTATCAAAGGCACTTATTATTCGGATACGCACCAGTACGCCCTGGCCCTGGAACAGTTTGATGAAGCCATCAAGCGCGACTGGACCTTCACCGACGCCTACCTGGAAAAAGGTATCGTGTACTATGAACAGCAGCTATTCGACAAAGCCCTGGAAGTATTCACCTTCACCACCACCGTTGCCAAAACCAGCCCTGACGCCTGGTTCTGGATAGGGCGCTGCCAGGAAGCCAAAGGCAATAATGCCCTGGCGATTGAGAATTACAAAAAGGCGCTGGCCCTCGACAAAGAATTTGTGGAAGCCGCCCAACGGATCAAAAAACTGAGTAATTAA
- a CDS encoding gliding motility-associated C-terminal domain-containing protein, which translates to MECFYAHADHITGGEMFYTLLSSSNGQYRYNITFKLFMDCYSQRQFNNPATIGVFNRQSHTRFTEMPVSLTSTELLNLTNTGPCITDPPPVCYRVGYYNFTITLPASAEGYLLTCMVNYRINGISNLISEYSNIGATYTGEIPGTAQLAGAPANNSAKFTGSDLVVVCANNTLLYSFAATDPDGDQLRYSFSDAWQSSGNLGNGGTGSPGPPPYQSVPYGHPFNGSSPLGSTIRIDPNTGLITGIAPGNGIYVVTVSVQEIRNNVVIATQRKDLQIKITACSIASASLPDAYMLCRNSMTIELANQSNSPLIRTQHWELSNRQGQVLFSSAQASASFTFPDTGLYQVKLVINRGDDCADSSKAPAYVYPGFHPAFSFTGICISKPTLFTNTTSTIWGALSASQWDFGEPAALDDFSSATNPSYTYPGLGLKRVQLIAHNSNGCIDTTAQTIQIVDKPPILLAFRDTLICLSDQLQLRAGGAGQYQWSPDEDMLDAQTATPLVSPVSTTKYYVELEDNGCRNTDSVQVRVVDHVSLQLMPDTSICQADTIRLRLQSDGLQYSWTPAAQLLDPQAPMPLAVTAAETRYQVTAVIGGCSSSGSVTVSTVPYPIADAGPDQTICYAASTQLRAQTDGSSVRWLPAGSLSNTRSLQPIARPASTTAYILEAYDIKGCPKPGRDTILVTVLPKIFPFAGRDTTAIIGQPLQLQASGGTSYQWWPATGLSATNIANPIARYQQSSPGIQYKVWVWDEAGCVDSTYLLVRVFNTRPSVFVPNAFTPNGDGRNDRFRFVAAGMQRIHFFRIFNRWGQLVYSAADSQPGWDGAVGGKPQEAGSYVWMIQAVDYTGAPYFQKGTMTLIR; encoded by the coding sequence ATGGAGTGCTTTTATGCTCACGCCGATCATATTACCGGCGGCGAGATGTTCTATACCCTGCTCAGCAGCAGCAATGGCCAGTACCGCTACAATATCACGTTCAAATTATTCATGGACTGTTACAGCCAGCGGCAGTTCAACAATCCTGCCACCATCGGCGTTTTCAACCGGCAATCACATACAAGGTTCACCGAAATGCCTGTCTCCCTTACCTCCACCGAGCTGCTGAACCTGACCAATACCGGTCCCTGCATCACCGATCCGCCGCCTGTCTGCTACCGTGTAGGATATTACAATTTTACTATCACCCTGCCCGCTTCGGCCGAAGGTTACCTGCTGACCTGTATGGTCAATTACCGCATCAATGGCATCAGCAACCTGATCAGCGAATACAGTAATATAGGCGCCACCTATACCGGTGAGATACCCGGTACGGCGCAGCTGGCCGGCGCGCCAGCCAATAATAGTGCAAAGTTCACGGGGAGTGATCTGGTAGTGGTCTGCGCCAACAACACCCTGCTCTACAGCTTTGCCGCCACCGACCCTGATGGCGATCAGCTCCGTTATTCTTTCTCCGACGCCTGGCAATCCAGCGGCAACCTGGGCAATGGCGGCACCGGCTCACCCGGTCCCCCGCCCTACCAGTCTGTCCCCTATGGCCATCCATTCAACGGCAGCTCTCCGCTGGGCAGCACCATCCGCATTGATCCCAATACCGGCCTGATTACCGGCATAGCGCCGGGCAATGGTATTTATGTAGTGACCGTCAGCGTGCAGGAGATCCGCAACAATGTGGTGATTGCCACCCAGCGAAAAGACCTGCAGATCAAGATCACCGCCTGCTCTATTGCGTCCGCTTCCCTCCCGGATGCGTATATGTTATGCCGTAACAGCATGACCATAGAGCTGGCCAATCAATCCAACAGCCCCCTGATCCGCACCCAGCACTGGGAACTCAGCAACCGGCAGGGACAGGTGCTGTTTTCTTCTGCCCAGGCCAGCGCCAGCTTTACTTTCCCGGATACCGGCCTGTACCAGGTGAAACTGGTCATCAACCGCGGGGACGACTGTGCTGATTCCAGCAAAGCCCCGGCCTATGTGTATCCCGGCTTTCATCCCGCCTTCAGCTTTACCGGCATCTGTATCAGCAAACCCACCCTGTTCACCAATACTACCAGCACAATCTGGGGCGCTTTATCCGCCTCCCAATGGGATTTCGGAGAGCCGGCTGCCCTTGACGATTTTTCTTCGGCTACCAATCCCAGTTATACCTATCCGGGCCTTGGCCTGAAAAGAGTTCAACTCATCGCCCATAACAGTAATGGCTGTATAGACACTACCGCACAAACCATACAGATAGTAGACAAACCTCCTATCCTGCTGGCATTCCGGGATACCCTGATCTGCCTGAGCGATCAACTGCAGCTAAGGGCCGGCGGCGCCGGTCAGTACCAGTGGAGCCCCGATGAGGATATGCTGGATGCACAAACCGCTACACCGCTGGTCAGCCCTGTCAGCACAACTAAATACTACGTAGAACTGGAAGACAATGGCTGTCGCAATACCGATTCTGTCCAGGTGCGGGTAGTGGACCATGTGAGCCTGCAGCTGATGCCGGACACCAGTATCTGCCAGGCGGATACTATCCGGCTGCGACTGCAATCCGACGGCCTGCAATACTCCTGGACGCCGGCGGCCCAGCTGCTGGACCCGCAGGCCCCGATGCCCCTGGCCGTAACGGCTGCTGAAACCCGCTACCAGGTAACAGCCGTGATAGGCGGTTGCTCCAGCTCAGGCTCAGTAACCGTCAGCACGGTTCCCTATCCCATTGCCGATGCCGGGCCCGACCAGACCATCTGTTATGCCGCCAGCACCCAGCTCAGGGCGCAGACCGATGGCAGCAGTGTCCGCTGGCTGCCGGCCGGCAGCCTGAGCAATACCCGCAGCCTACAGCCCATTGCCCGACCAGCTTCCACCACCGCCTATATCCTGGAAGCCTATGACATTAAAGGATGCCCGAAGCCTGGCCGGGATACCATCCTGGTCACCGTATTACCAAAGATCTTCCCCTTTGCCGGCAGGGATACCACGGCCATCATTGGCCAGCCCCTGCAATTGCAGGCCAGCGGTGGCACCTCCTACCAATGGTGGCCCGCCACCGGACTCTCCGCTACCAATATTGCCAATCCCATTGCCCGCTACCAGCAATCCTCCCCGGGCATCCAATACAAAGTATGGGTATGGGACGAGGCCGGCTGCGTGGACTCTACCTACCTGCTGGTGCGCGTGTTCAATACCAGGCCCTCCGTTTTTGTGCCCAACGCCTTTACGCCAAATGGTGATGGCCGGAACGACCGGTTCCGCTTTGTAGCCGCCGGCATGCAGCGCATTCATTTCTTCAGGATCTTCAACCGCTGGGGACAGCTGGTGTACAGTGCAGCTGACAGCCAGCCCGGATGGGATGGCGCCGTAGGCGGCAAGCCACAGGAAGCAGGCTCCTATGTATGGATGATCCAGGCTGTGGACTATACAGGGGCGCCCTATTTCCAGAAAGGGACCATGACACTTATCCGGTAA